The following proteins are encoded in a genomic region of Danio rerio strain Tuebingen ecotype United States chromosome 16, GRCz12tu, whole genome shotgun sequence:
- the zgc:158689 gene encoding uncharacterized protein LOC791177 (The RefSeq protein has 1 substitution, 1 non-frameshifting indel compared to this genomic sequence): protein MSRSDEVNKMTENVYKGILDQFNPSLKNFVTMGKHYEKALTGVTVAAKGYFDALVKLGELASDSQGSKELGDTLFQMAEVHRQIQVQLEDVLKLFHSELLSQLEQKLELDIKYLTGTLKKYQSERKSKAESIERCQSQLKKLRRKSQASRHPNKYGDREMQYVELMSRRQAELDSLVAVGYRSALTEERRRYCFLVDRQCSVTKILINYHCKVRELLSQKLSSWQQSCAQPTKLPERALNLLRHTAPQSSGGAGLAEVLRNAKLGITQPAEQRLSVQEVPPLLNGDSSSSRSQQQQQQRSQSDSLSPSNASQQNGHSSSTASPAHSQPHQGVVSSVGHTSSSSHSSLQGLTPPLAAPHSPPLPHSAPLSRALTPVPSAAPHAASGLGLLYGTSTLPLPRRQSSDAHTSFLGSTLPRVLPLCSPCRVEAMFAHSSESCDGDPAGGGGSCLLSFQPGDTLGLLISEPRDGWHYGQNERTGRKGWFPFSYTQPCPNTPGQDISPAVLSKVNSTSMGQLDRLPPAGQQPQVSPDSEDERSIISQRISTFRPRPYSMMNPDTGRTSPRLRFKDRMSTDFSPPPPSPTRINPFAHIQLRKTVTNDRSAPLIQ from the exons ATGTCACGCTCAGATGAGGTCAACAAGATGACAGAAAATGTCTACAAG GGCATTCTGGACCAGTTCAACCCCAGTCTGAAGAATTTCGTCACTATGGGGAAACACTATGAAAAGGCTCTGACTG GCGTCACAGTGGCAGCTAAAGGATATTTTGATGCGCTGGTTAAACTTGGAGAGCTGGCCAGCGACAGTCAGGGCTCAAAAGAACTAG GCGACACGCTGTTCCAGATGGCGGAGGTTCATCGGCAGATCCAGGTCCAGCTCGAGGACGTG CTGAAGCTGTTTCATTCAGAGCTGCTGTCTCAGCTGGAGCAGAAACTGGAGTTAGACATCAAGTATCTCACT GGCACGCTGAAGAAATACCAGAGTGAGAGGAAGTCAAAGGCGGAGTCGATCGAGCGCTGTCAGTCACAGCTGAAGAAGCTGAGAAGGAAGAGTCAGGCCAGTCGACATCCCAATAAATATGGAGACAGAGAGATGCAG tatGTGGAGCTGATGAGTCGTCGGCAGGCAGAGCTGGACTCTTTGGTGGCGGTGGGCTATAGATCTGCTCTGACAGAAGAAAGACGGCGCTACTGTTTCCTGGTGGACCGTCAGTGTTCGGTCACCAAGATCCTCATCAACTACCACTGCAAG GTGAGAGAGCTGTTGTCTCAGAAGCTATCATCATGGCAGCAGTCGTGTGCTCACCCCACTAAACTGCCAGAGCGGGCGCTAAACCTGCTGCGCCACACTGCCCCCCAGAGCTCTGGAGGAGCGGGACTGGCGGAAGTGCTGCGAAATGCCAAACTGGGCATCACACAGCCTGCAGAACAG AGGCTGTCGGTGCAGGAGGTTCCTCCTCTGTTGAACGGTGACAGCAGCAGCAGTCGCTCTCAGCAGCAGCAGCGCTCTCAATCTGACAGTCTGTCCCCCAGCAACGCCTCTCAGCAGAACGGACACTCCAGCTCTACAGCAAGCCCTGCCCACTCTCAGCCACACCAGGGTGTGGTCAGCTCTGTAGGCCACACCTCCAGCTCCTCCCACAGCTCTCTGCAGGGCCTGACTCCACCTCTCGCGGCGCCTCACAGTCCTCCTCTGCCCCACAGTGCGCCTTTGTCCCGTGCGCTCACACCCGTTCCATCTGCGGCCCCTCATGCAGCGTCCGGCCTCGGTCTGCTGTATGGCACGTCCACCCTCCCACTGCCCAGGAGACAGAGCAGCGACGCACACACCTCTTTCttag GCTCCACTCTGCCTCGTGTTCTTCCTCTGTGTTCTCCGTGTCGTGTGGAGGCTATGTTCGCTCACTCCTCTGAGTCCTGTGATGGAGATCCGGCTGGCGGAGGAGGCTCCTGTCTGCTGTCCTTCCAACCCGGAGACACACTTGGCCTGCTGATCAGTGAACCCCGAGACGGTTGGCACTACGGGCAGAACGAACGCACCGGACG AAAAGGCTGGTTTCCCTTCTCCTACACGCAGCCGTGCCCGAACACTCCTGGACAAGACATCAG TCCTGCTGTGCTCTCTAAGGTGAACAGCACCAGTATGGGTCAGTTAGACAGGCTTCCTCCTGCCGGTCAGCAGCCGCAGGTCAGTCCAGACTCAGAGGACGAGCGGAGCATCATCTCTCAGCGAATCAGCACCTTCAGGCCCAGACCCTACAGCATGATGAACCCAGACACCGGCAGGACCAGCCCACGCCTGCGCTTCAAGGACAGG ATGTCCACTGATTTTTCTCCTCCACCTCCATCCCCTACCAG GATCAACCCATTCGCTCATATTCAGCTCAGGAAGACGGTGACCAACGACCGCTCCGCTCCTCTGATACAGTAA
- the zgc:158689 gene encoding uncharacterized protein isoform X1 yields MSRSDEVNKMTENVYKGILDQFNPSLKNFVTMGKHYEKALTGVTVAAKGYFDALVKLGELASDSQGSKELGDTLFQMAEVHRQIQVQLEDVLKLFHSELLSQLEQKLELDIKYLTGTLKKYQSERKSKAESIERCQSQLKKLRRKSQASRHPNKYGDREMQYVELMSRRQAELDSLVAVGYRSALTEERRRYCFLVDRQCSVTKILINYHCKVRELLSQKLSSWQQSCAHPTKLPERALNLLRHTAPQSSGGAGLAEVLRNAKLGITQPAEQRLSVQEVPPLLNGDSSSSRSQQQQRSQSDSLSPSNASQQNGHSSSTASPAHSQPHQGVVSSVGHTSSSSHSSLQGLTPPLAAPHSPPLPHSAPLSRALTPVPSAAPHAASGLGLLYGTSTLPLPRRQSSDAHTSFLGSTLPRVLPLCSPCRVEAMFAHSSESCDGDPAGGGGSCLLSFQPGDTLGLLISEPRDGWHYGQNERTGRKGWFPFSYTQPCPNTPGQDISPAVLSKVNSTSMGQLDRLPPAGQQPQVSPDSEDERSIISQRISTFRPRPYSMMNPDTGRTSPRLRFKDRMSTDFSPPPPSPTRINPFAHIQLRKTVTNDRSAPLIQ; encoded by the exons ATGTCACGCTCAGATGAGGTCAACAAGATGACAGAAAATGTCTACAAG GGCATTCTGGACCAGTTCAACCCCAGTCTGAAGAATTTCGTCACTATGGGGAAACACTATGAAAAGGCTCTGACTG GCGTCACAGTGGCAGCTAAAGGATATTTTGATGCGCTGGTTAAACTTGGAGAGCTGGCCAGCGACAGTCAGGGCTCAAAAGAACTAG GCGACACGCTGTTCCAGATGGCGGAGGTTCATCGGCAGATCCAGGTCCAGCTCGAGGACGTG CTGAAGCTGTTTCATTCAGAGCTGCTGTCTCAGCTGGAGCAGAAACTGGAGTTAGACATCAAGTATCTCACT GGCACGCTGAAGAAATACCAGAGTGAGAGGAAGTCAAAGGCGGAGTCGATCGAGCGCTGTCAGTCACAGCTGAAGAAGCTGAGAAGGAAGAGTCAGGCCAGTCGACATCCCAATAAATATGGAGACAGAGAGATGCAG tatGTGGAGCTGATGAGTCGTCGGCAGGCAGAGCTGGACTCTTTGGTGGCGGTGGGCTATAGATCTGCTCTGACAGAAGAAAGACGGCGCTACTGTTTCCTGGTGGACCGTCAGTGTTCGGTCACCAAGATCCTCATCAACTACCACTGCAAG GTGAGAGAGCTGTTGTCTCAGAAGCTATCATCATGGCAGCAGTCGTGTGCTCACCCCACTAAACTGCCAGAGCGGGCGCTAAACCTGCTGCGCCACACTGCCCCCCAGAGCTCTGGAGGAGCGGGACTGGCGGAAGTGCTGCGAAATGCCAAACTGGGCATCACACAGCCTGCAGAACAG AGGCTGTCGGTGCAGGAGGTTCCTCCTCTGTTGAACGGTGACAGCAGCAGCAGTCGCTCTCAGCAGCAGCAGCGCTCTCAATCTGACAGTCTGTCCCCCAGCAACGCCTCTCAGCAGAACGGACACTCCAGCTCTACAGCAAGCCCTGCCCACTCTCAGCCACACCAGGGTGTGGTCAGCTCTGTAGGCCACACCTCCAGCTCCTCCCACAGCTCTCTGCAGGGCCTGACTCCACCTCTCGCGGCGCCTCACAGTCCTCCTCTGCCCCACAGTGCGCCTTTGTCCCGTGCGCTCACACCCGTTCCATCTGCGGCCCCTCATGCAGCGTCCGGCCTCGGTCTGCTGTATGGCACGTCCACCCTCCCACTGCCCAGGAGACAGAGCAGCGACGCACACACCTCTTTCttag GCTCCACTCTGCCTCGTGTTCTTCCTCTGTGTTCTCCGTGTCGTGTGGAGGCTATGTTCGCTCACTCCTCTGAGTCCTGTGATGGAGATCCGGCTGGCGGAGGAGGCTCCTGTCTGCTGTCCTTCCAACCCGGAGACACACTTGGCCTGCTGATCAGTGAACCCCGAGACGGTTGGCACTACGGGCAGAACGAACGCACCGGACG AAAAGGCTGGTTTCCCTTCTCCTACACGCAGCCGTGCCCGAACACTCCTGGACAAGACATCAG TCCTGCTGTGCTCTCTAAGGTGAACAGCACCAGTATGGGTCAGTTAGACAGGCTTCCTCCTGCCGGTCAGCAGCCGCAGGTCAGTCCAGACTCAGAGGACGAGCGGAGCATCATCTCTCAGCGAATCAGCACCTTCAGGCCCAGACCCTACAGCATGATGAACCCAGACACCGGCAGGACCAGCCCACGCCTGCGCTTCAAGGACAGG ATGTCCACTGATTTTTCTCCTCCACCTCCATCCCCTACCAG GATCAACCCATTCGCTCATATTCAGCTCAGGAAGACGGTGACCAACGACCGCTCCGCTCCTCTGATACAGTAA